The Campylobacter sp. CN_NE2 region CTAGTGTTTTGAGCTATAATAAAATTTTAACTAAAAATTTAGCTGCTCTTGCGGGAGTTAAAACTATAAACTATGCAATCGTTAAGAAAAATTCACTCGCAACTTTTAAGTATCCGCTTATTTTAAAACCGGCTAGACTTGGTAGCAGTATCGGCATAGGTATAGTAAATAACTCTCACGAATTAGATATTGCTATGGATAAGGCTTTTGACTTAGATGACACAGCGATAGTCGAGCCGTATGTAGCAAATATAAAAGAATACAATCTTGCAGGTTGTAAGATTGATGGTAAATTTATATATTCAAATATAGAAGAGCCTGTAAAAAAAGATTATTTAGATTTTGATCAAAAATATATGGATTTTTCTCGAACAGGTAAGATAGAGCCTGCCGCAGTTGGACAATCAGTCCAAGATAATATGAAAGAAGCATTTCATAAAATTTACAATACGGGTGGCTTTGATGGAGCTTTGATTAGGTGTGATTTTTTTGTTATCAATAACGAAGTTTATCTAAATGAAATCAATCCATGTCCGGGAAGTATGGCAAATTATCTTTTTGATAATTTTACAGAAGTTATCAAAAAATTAGCGAATTCTATTGAATTGCCAAAAGAAATTCCTGTTTCATACGATTTGATAGACAAACTTATGGATATTAAGTAAAAGATATTTAAAATTTTATGCTAAATTTTGCGTAAAATTTTATTAAAATGGAGCGATTTTATGATTAATAAAGATGAAATTTACACCGCAACCGAGATTGTTCGCAATTTCAGTAGTGTTTTAAACAAGGTTACAAACGGAGATATTAAAAAAGCTTTGATAGTCAAAAATAACAAATTCGAAGCCGTGCTTTTAAGTATGGCAGAATTTGAAAGATTTGAAAAAGCGGTTGAACTTCTTAAAATCGCATATTCGCAAAGAAAGAGTGAAAATGATAAATAGATTTTTACTCTTTTTAGAAACTACAAATTCGCTAAATTTACACGCCAGATGCCTTTGTGCCAAAATTGCAAAGGCATAAAATGGCATCAAAAGAAATCGAATATAACGGCGTTTCTTACAAAATTTCATACGAAGCATTAAATACAAATTTAAAGCCTTACATTTTGATTTTACATGGTTGGGGCGCAAAAAAAGAGCTTATGACGGCTGCTTTTAAGGGTAAATTTAGCTCTTTTTCCCAAATTTATGTTGATTTGCCGGGATTTGGCAAAAGCAGTGTTTCTTCGCCGATTTGCACGAAAGATTACGCTAGCATCATTAAAGAATTTATCGCTAAAATGGGCTATGAGCCGGTTGCTGTTATGGGGCATAGCTTTGGCGGCAAAGTGGCAACCTTGCTAAATCCACAAAATTTGATTTTGTTAAGTAGTGCTGGTATTTTAGAGCCAAAACCACTTAAAGTTCGCCTAAAAATCGCTATTTTTAAAATTTTAAAAATGCTTGGACTTTCTAAATTTTATAAATTTTTTGCCACAAGCGATGTCAAAGGCATGAGCAAGACTATGTATGAAATTTTAAAATTAGTCGTAAATGAAGATTTTACTGAGCATTTTAAAAGCGTTAGTTCCACTAAAACGCTCATTTTTTGGGGCAGGGAAGATACTGCCACACACTTTGAAAGTGGAGAAAAAATTCACTCTTTAATCAAAAATAGTAAATTTTATCCGCTTGATGGGGATCACTTTTTTTTCATAAAAAACGGCGAATTTATCGCTAAGACAATCGAAAAAGAGCTAGCAGAATTTGCCACAAACATGCCAAATTTGGAAAATTCTATATCAAATTCACAAAATTTAGAAAATTTTGATTTAAATTCGCAAAATTTATCACAAAATTTGCAAGATTTAAGCAGCTTTGAACTTTTTGAAAATCCGCAAGATTTGGCACAAAATTCAGCGCAAACTCGTGCAGGTCTGCCAAATCAAAATTTAGAAATTTAGGACTTTTTATGACATTTTTTTTCGTGCTAATTCATATTTTATTTTTATTCGCATTAGGCTTTTACCTAATCACCTGTTTGCAGTGGTTTTCTTATAAATTTGAGCGAATTTTATTCCATTTTACAAAACCGCTTTGGCATGTTTGGTTTTTGATAATTCCGATTATTTTGCATTTTTTAAGTGCATTTTTTGGAAGTGCCTTTTTTGCGATTTATTTTCTTGTGATTTATCTGCCAAGCCTTATTTTTTGGCACAAAAAACTTGATAAAAAGCTAGTTTTTACACCACGCATTAAACGATTTTTTGGCTTTTTATTACTTTTTGGTACGATCTTTACGATACTTTGCGCTGTCTTAAAAACTCAAATTTTTCCTTTGTTTTTGCCGTTAGCAGCGGCATTTTTGGCAAGTTTTGCCTATGAAAAATACCTATTTTTAAAATTCAAAAATTTAGCAATGCAAAAACTAACGCAAATTCCAAATTTGCTAATCGTGCAAATCACTGCAAGTTACGGCAAAACGAGTATTAAAAACTTTTTGTATCAAATTCTCTCAACCAAATTTAACTGCTACAAAACGCCCCGTTCGGTAAATACTTTGGGTGGGCTAATGAAAGATATAAACGATGATTTGCCACTTGATACGCAAATTTATATCGCCGAAGCGGGAGCTAGGCTTAGTGGCGACATCGCTGAGATTACGCAGTTTTTACGCCCACAGCTCGTCGTCGTCGGCGAAATAGGGGCGCAACATATCGAGTATTTTAAAAGCGTAGAAAATGTTCGTGCTACCAAGCTTGAAGCCTTGCAAAGTCCAAATTTGCAAAAAGCGTTTTTGCATACTACTACGAATTTAGAAAATTCCCAAAAACAGGTAATTTACAATGAAAATTTGAAAATTCTAAGTGCAAACCTTGACGGAATTAAATTTTCTTTGAAATTCGGCGATGAATTTAGAGAATTTTTTGCACCGATTTTGGGTGAATTTAACGCTGAAAATTTAGCAGTTTGTATTAAAATAGCCGAATTTTTGGGCTTAAAATACGACGAAATTTACGAAGCAGTCGCAAATTTACAAAGCGTGGAACACAGACTGCAAAAAATCGAAGCAAACGGAAAAATCATAATCGACGATAGCTTTAACGGAAATTTAGCAGGAATGCTTTCTAGCTACGAACTTGTGCGAACTTTTGACGGCAGAAAGGTCATCATAACGCCCGGAATCGTAGAAAGCACAAAAGAAGATAACGAAAAATTGAGCGAAAAAATCAATGAAATTTTTGATCTTGTAATGATAACGGGAGAGCTGAATTTAGCTACACTTCAAAGCAAAATCGATCCACAAAAACTAATAATCATAAAAGATAAATCAAAACTTACCCAATACCTAGCAAAATATACAAGGCAAGGCGATTTGATACTATTTTCAAACGATGCACCGAATTTTATATAAAGATTAAATTCAGGCGTTTTGCGCCTGAATTTAAATGAGATTAGATTAGATTTTTTTCTTTTAAGACTTCTGCTGTGAGTTCAGCGATCGCCAACTCTTCATTTGTCGGTATGATTAAGGTTTTGATATTAGCATCGGTTGCGCTTAAATCTCTATTGATTTTTCTGCGAACGCTATTTTCTGCTTTGTCAATTTTGATACCAAAGTGCGCTAATTTATCACAAACTTTCTCGCGCAAAATATTGGCATTTTCGCCAATACCCCCTGTAAAAACGATAGCATCGATTTTTCCTAATGCTGCATAATATGCGCCGACAAGTTTGACTATTTGATACACAAGCATATCGTAGGCTAGTTTTGCCTTTTCGTCACCTGCTTCCATCAATTCTTCGACCTTTCGCAAATCGTTAGTTCCGCAAATGCCAAAAAGACCACTTTTTTTATTCATTATAGTATCCATTTCCTGTGCGCCATATCCAGCTGCTCTTTCCATATATGGAATTATTGCAGGATCAATTGAGCCACACCTTGTTCCCATCATAAGCCCTTCAAGTGGCGTCATACCCATAGAAGTATCAATGCATTTCCCGTTTTTAATAGCGCTTATACTTGAACCGTTTCCTAAATGCAGCGTGATAGCATTAAATTTTTCGTAATCAATTCCCAAAAATTCAGCTGCCGTGCGCGAAACAAACCAATGAGAAGTGCCGTGTGCTCCGTATCTGCGAACTTTATTTTTTTCATAAAATTCATAAGGTAAGGCATACATATAAGCATGGCGTGGCATACTTTGATGAAAAGTTGTATCAAACACAGCTATATTTGGTGTTTTAGCAGCACTTATGCAAGATTTTATTCCTGCTAAATTTGCAGGATTATGAAGTGGAGCTAATGGACAAAGTTCTTCGATTTTATTTAAAACATCATCATCGACCAAAACTGCTTTATCGAAATAATCAGCCCCTTGCACTATGCGATGCCCAATGCCTTCAATGTCATTTATGTCTTTTAGAACAGAGCTATCTTTTAAAAGCCTATACATTACTTCGATACCTTCTTCATGTGTTTTTATGTGTTCTGTTATATCTGTGTGGAAAATGGTAGTTGCGATAGAAGCCTTTGAATGCTCAGAGCCGATTTCTTCGATGACACCGCTTGCAAGACAGGATTTATTATCCATATCGAAAAATTTAAATTTAATCGAACTACTACCTGAATTAATTACTAAAATTTCCATTAGTTTTCTCCTGCTTGAATTGCGCTAATTAAAATCGTATTTACGACATCTTCGACCAAACAGCCCCTACTTAGATCATTTACAGGCTTTTTTAAACCTTGTAAAATCGGTCCGATCGCAACGGCACCAGATGTTCTTTGAACGGCTTTGTAACAAATATTTCCGCAGTTTAAATTTGGAAAAATAAATACATTTGCACTTCCTGCAACCTTTGAATTTGGAAGTTTTTTAGCAGCAACAATTTTATCAACTGCCGCATCAAATTGAATTGGTCCTTCGATGTCCAAATTTGGAGCCAATTCTTTTGCTAAATTTGTCGCATTTATCACAAATTCTACATCTTCGCCGCTTCCGCTTGATCCTGTTGAGTAGCTTAGCATTGCTATTTTTGGATCGATTCCAAAGGCACTAGCAGTAGCAGCTGAACTCACTACGATTCCAGCAAGTTGCTCTGCGGTCGGATTTGGCGTAATAGCACAATCTGCAAAAAGATAGACTTCGCTATCCATACACATTAAAAACGATCCGCTCACAGTTGAAACGCCCGGTTTCATTTTTATGGTTTGAAGAGCAGGGCGTATCGTCTCAGCCGTGGTCGTGCTAGCACCGCTCACCATAGCGTCGCAAATGCCAGTATAAACGAGCATCGTGCCAAAATAAGTTCTATCTTTCACCAAAGCTTTTGCTTTTTCTAGTTCCATGCCTTTTGCTTTGCGAAGTTCGTAAAGTGTATTTGCAAATTCATCGCTATATTCATTATTTGCAGGGTTTATAATGCGAATTCCGTCTAAATTTAGACCTAAATTTTTTGCTTTTGAATTGATTTCATTTTCATCGCCAAGAAGGACGATTTTAACGGCTTTGCTTTCATTTATAATATGAGCTGCTTTTAAAATTCGCTCATCATCGCTTTCAGGCAGGACGACTGATTTTAAATTTGAAGCCGCTTTTGCGTAAAGATCATTTTCAAATCGAAGCGGAGTAACCATATTTGGCATTTTTGCTTCTAATAAATCAAAAAATTTGCTTTCGTTTGTAATTTCGTTTAATGCAAATTTTTCTCCGCTATCAAAAACAAAATTTTCTTTTATCAAATTTAGCGAATTTTGTGCATTTGCAATTTTTGCTAAATTTTTAAAAAAATCGGCTTCTTTTTCGTCTTCAAAACAAGCAAGAATTTGTAAATTTAAGTGTTTTGAAAGTTCTAAATTAAGATTTGTTTTATTAAACATTTTTAAATCAAAAAATCCATTTACAATTATAAAATCCCCATTTTTCCGCATTTCATCGAATTTCGAAATAATCGTTTTTATAAATTTAGATTTTTCACCTTTTGCTAAAAGCTCGAACGCGCTTTTTTCATCAAAGCACGAAAACTCGCCGTCTCCGATAGGTTCAAAAATTTTTATATTTTTGAATTTTGAGCCAAAAATTTGGCTGATTTTAGGCAAAATAGCCTTAGAGAAAGTTAGAATATAAATTCCGTTCATTGTCCGTCCTTTTTAAAAAAATCTTTTGATTGTATCATATTTATTTATTTTTTTAAATTTGATTTATCATAAATTTAATAAAAACACATAAAATTTAATTACTTTTTAAAAAAGGCAATGTAGATGAAAAAAATTATTTTGATTGTGATTTTTTTTGAAATCGCATTTGGTAAAATAAACATAAATGATGCCGATAGATACGAACTTATGACGATTGGCAAACTCGATGCAGGAAGGGCTGATATGCTTATAAACTATCGCAAAAACAAAGAAATCACCGATAAAAATCAACTAAAACTCATCACAGGTTTTAACGGATACGACACTAGCATTTTAGAAGAAAATTTTGACATAAAAGAAAAAGAAAAACCAGTTGTTAAAGAAGAGCCAAAAGAAGAACCTAAAACCATTATCCAGCCCGTGCAAGTGGTAGAAAAAACACGCATAATACATGCTCCGCCAAGATACCGCCGCCAAAGCACCTATGGAGATATAACTATCACAGAAACCGGTAGCCTAAGACCGCCGTATCGAAACTCGCATAGAATTCCAAATCGCAGATACGATAACCCGCATAGAATTCCACAAAGAAACAGGGATTGTTTTATAAACGGAGATAACATTTGCATAAGCGGTGAAATAAATTTTGAATTTCAAAAACGCTGGTAAGTGTGTAAATTTTTCACATTTTAGCTAAATTTAATGTTAAATTTGCAAATTTAAGCCGAATTTGGCTAATTTTTGATTATAATACAAGATTAACTTTATCAAAAAGGTATAAATATGCAGAATTTAAACGGTTCGCAGATGATTATGGAAGCCTTGCGTGAAGAGGGCGTTAAAGTGGCGTTTGGTTATCCAGGCGGGGCTGCACTTAACATTTACGACGAGATTTACAAACAAGATTATTTCAAACATATTTTTGTTCGTCACGAACAAGCAGCCGTCCATGCAGCTGACGGATACGCAAGAGCTAGCGGAGAAGTCGGCGTTGCTTTTGTTACAAGTGGTCCGGGTTTTACAAATGCCGTAACAGGATTAGCAACTGCTTATATGGATTCGATTCCGCTTGTGCTAATTAGTGGTCAGGTTGCAAATTCGCTAATCGGAACCGACGCTTTCCAAGAAATCGATGCTATCGGCATTTCTCGCCCTTGTGTAAAACATAATTATTTAGTAAAAGATATTTCCGAACTTCCTAGAATTTTAAAAGAAGCATTTTATATCGCTCGTTCTGGAAGACCGGGCCCTGTTCATATCGATGTGCCAAAAGATGTAAGTGCGGCTATGGGAGAGTTTGATTATCCGAAAGATATAAAAATGCAGACTTATAAACCGACTTACAAAGGCAACGCAAAACAGATCAAAAAAGCCGTAGAACTAATAGCAAATTCAAAAAGACCGATTTTGTATTTGGGTGGCGGCGTTATAGCTTCAAATGCTAGTGATTTGGTGCGAGAATTTGTTGAAATCACGCAAATTCCGACAGTTGAAACATTAATGGCTTTGGGTAGTTTAAATTACGATGATCCAAATCGCCTTGGTATGGTAGGAATGCACGGAAGCTATGCCGCAAATATGGCGATGAGCGAAACCGATTTGATTATCGCTTTGGGCGCGAGATTTGATGATAGGGTTACAGGAAAACTTAGCGAATTTGCAAAAAATGCAAAAATTATTCATGTTGATATTGATCCAAGTTCGATTTCAAAAATCGTAAATGCACACTTTCCAATCGTCGGCGATGTTAAATCTGTCTTAGAAGAGATGCTCCCACGCGTAAAAGAAGAAGTTTCTAGTGAAAATTACGCAGATTGG contains the following coding sequences:
- a CDS encoding D-alanine--D-alanine ligase, with protein sequence MRLGVVFGGQSYEHEVSIISAIALSKVFKSEDVAYIFCDKDRKFYLIDPKNMVASYFKDGAYKTGGIGFGKPKDLHISNGGFYLNGMFSKDKFPVDVYINLIHGCDGEDGKMASLFDFFGIKYIGPRIEASVLSYNKILTKNLAALAGVKTINYAIVKKNSLATFKYPLILKPARLGSSIGIGIVNNSHELDIAMDKAFDLDDTAIVEPYVANIKEYNLAGCKIDGKFIYSNIEEPVKKDYLDFDQKYMDFSRTGKIEPAAVGQSVQDNMKEAFHKIYNTGGFDGALIRCDFFVINNEVYLNEINPCPGSMANYLFDNFTEVIKKLANSIELPKEIPVSYDLIDKLMDIK
- a CDS encoding type II toxin-antitoxin system prevent-host-death family antitoxin; protein product: MINKDEIYTATEIVRNFSSVLNKVTNGDIKKALIVKNNKFEAVLLSMAEFERFEKAVELLKIAYSQRKSENDK
- a CDS encoding alpha/beta fold hydrolase: MASKEIEYNGVSYKISYEALNTNLKPYILILHGWGAKKELMTAAFKGKFSSFSQIYVDLPGFGKSSVSSPICTKDYASIIKEFIAKMGYEPVAVMGHSFGGKVATLLNPQNLILLSSAGILEPKPLKVRLKIAIFKILKMLGLSKFYKFFATSDVKGMSKTMYEILKLVVNEDFTEHFKSVSSTKTLIFWGREDTATHFESGEKIHSLIKNSKFYPLDGDHFFFIKNGEFIAKTIEKELAEFATNMPNLENSISNSQNLENFDLNSQNLSQNLQDLSSFELFENPQDLAQNSAQTRAGLPNQNLEI
- a CDS encoding Mur ligase family protein — protein: MTFFFVLIHILFLFALGFYLITCLQWFSYKFERILFHFTKPLWHVWFLIIPIILHFLSAFFGSAFFAIYFLVIYLPSLIFWHKKLDKKLVFTPRIKRFFGFLLLFGTIFTILCAVLKTQIFPLFLPLAAAFLASFAYEKYLFLKFKNLAMQKLTQIPNLLIVQITASYGKTSIKNFLYQILSTKFNCYKTPRSVNTLGGLMKDINDDLPLDTQIYIAEAGARLSGDIAEITQFLRPQLVVVGEIGAQHIEYFKSVENVRATKLEALQSPNLQKAFLHTTTNLENSQKQVIYNENLKILSANLDGIKFSLKFGDEFREFFAPILGEFNAENLAVCIKIAEFLGLKYDEIYEAVANLQSVEHRLQKIEANGKIIIDDSFNGNLAGMLSSYELVRTFDGRKVIITPGIVESTKEDNEKLSEKINEIFDLVMITGELNLATLQSKIDPQKLIIIKDKSKLTQYLAKYTRQGDLILFSNDAPNFI
- a CDS encoding acetate kinase, with the protein product MEILVINSGSSSIKFKFFDMDNKSCLASGVIEEIGSEHSKASIATTIFHTDITEHIKTHEEGIEVMYRLLKDSSVLKDINDIEGIGHRIVQGADYFDKAVLVDDDVLNKIEELCPLAPLHNPANLAGIKSCISAAKTPNIAVFDTTFHQSMPRHAYMYALPYEFYEKNKVRRYGAHGTSHWFVSRTAAEFLGIDYEKFNAITLHLGNGSSISAIKNGKCIDTSMGMTPLEGLMMGTRCGSIDPAIIPYMERAAGYGAQEMDTIMNKKSGLFGICGTNDLRKVEELMEAGDEKAKLAYDMLVYQIVKLVGAYYAALGKIDAIVFTGGIGENANILREKVCDKLAHFGIKIDKAENSVRRKINRDLSATDANIKTLIIPTNEELAIAELTAEVLKEKNLI
- the pta gene encoding phosphate acetyltransferase, with amino-acid sequence MNGIYILTFSKAILPKISQIFGSKFKNIKIFEPIGDGEFSCFDEKSAFELLAKGEKSKFIKTIISKFDEMRKNGDFIIVNGFFDLKMFNKTNLNLELSKHLNLQILACFEDEKEADFFKNLAKIANAQNSLNLIKENFVFDSGEKFALNEITNESKFFDLLEAKMPNMVTPLRFENDLYAKAASNLKSVVLPESDDERILKAAHIINESKAVKIVLLGDENEINSKAKNLGLNLDGIRIINPANNEYSDEFANTLYELRKAKGMELEKAKALVKDRTYFGTMLVYTGICDAMVSGASTTTAETIRPALQTIKMKPGVSTVSGSFLMCMDSEVYLFADCAITPNPTAEQLAGIVVSSAATASAFGIDPKIAMLSYSTGSSGSGEDVEFVINATNLAKELAPNLDIEGPIQFDAAVDKIVAAKKLPNSKVAGSANVFIFPNLNCGNICYKAVQRTSGAVAIGPILQGLKKPVNDLSRGCLVEDVVNTILISAIQAGEN
- a CDS encoding acetolactate synthase large subunit, which gives rise to MQNLNGSQMIMEALREEGVKVAFGYPGGAALNIYDEIYKQDYFKHIFVRHEQAAVHAADGYARASGEVGVAFVTSGPGFTNAVTGLATAYMDSIPLVLISGQVANSLIGTDAFQEIDAIGISRPCVKHNYLVKDISELPRILKEAFYIARSGRPGPVHIDVPKDVSAAMGEFDYPKDIKMQTYKPTYKGNAKQIKKAVELIANSKRPILYLGGGVIASNASDLVREFVEITQIPTVETLMALGSLNYDDPNRLGMVGMHGSYAANMAMSETDLIIALGARFDDRVTGKLSEFAKNAKIIHVDIDPSSISKIVNAHFPIVGDVKSVLEEMLPRVKEEVSSENYADWRELIKKYDEIHPLKFKDSDEVLKPQWVVKKTAQMLNDDAIIVTDVGQHQMWVAQFYPFKKPRTLLTSGGLGTMGFGMPSAMGAKFAKPNNQVVNFVGDGSVLMNIQELMTMVENNLNVVNIILNNNFLGMVRQWQTLFYGQRFSSTNLQLQPDFVKLIESFGGIGFSVKTKAEFENALSEALKSDKVSFIEVKIDRFENVLPMVPAGGALYNMILD